A section of the Labrus bergylta chromosome 21, fLabBer1.1, whole genome shotgun sequence genome encodes:
- the si:ch73-256g18.2 gene encoding small integral membrane protein 36 → MGFMEFYLEIDPVTLNLIILVASYVILLLVFLISCILYDCRGKDPTKEYAPDNTPAPPSQSPIRLVVMQNSPASSRYEPNNTAGHELPTPDLSRDRGEREREREREREKRSTLV, encoded by the coding sequence ATGGGTTTCATGGAATTCTACCTGGAGATTGACCCCGTCACCCTGAACCTCATCATCCTGGTCGCCAGCTATGTCATCCTGCTCCTGGTCTTCCTCATCTCCTGCATCCTGTACGACTGCCGGGGCAAAGACCCCACCAAAGAGTACGCCCCCGACAACACACCGGCGCCGCCCAGCCAGTCGCCCATACGCCTGGTGGTCATGCAGAACTCGCCAGCCTCCTCGCGCTACGAGCCCAACAACACGGCCGGCCACGAGCTGCCGACGCCTGACCTGAGCcgggacagaggagagagggagcgggagagagagagggagcgggagAAGAGGAGTACTCTGGtttaa
- the LOC136177301 gene encoding transmembrane protein 100-like yields the protein MAHLFLASKIIMPDELHCKGGPRIPRSAMRTPASLTAEKLSREKTRKDPGVVVTTHVPHVNEVQLTAATGGAEMSCYRCTVPFGVVVLIAGVVVTVVAYTFNSHGSTISVLGLVLLSAGLGLLGSSALCWRLRLRKKKDKRRESQTALMASQGIIA from the coding sequence ATGGCTCACCTCTTCCTTGCCAGTAAGATCATCATGCCGGATGAACTCCATTGCAAAGGCGGGCCCAGGATCCCCAGGAGCGCCATGAGGACGCCGGCGTCACTCACTGCGGAGAAGCTGAGCCGAGAGAAAACCAGGAAGGACCCCGGCGTCGTCGTGACAACACATGTCCCGCATGTCAACGAAGTCCAGCTGACGGCAGCGACTGGGGGCGCGGAGATGTCCTGCTACCGCTGCACCGTGCCGTTCGGCGTCGTTGTTCTCATCGCGGGCGTCGTGGTCACAGTGGTGGCGTACACGTTCAACTCCCACGGGTCGACCATCTCGGTGCTGGGACTggtgctgctgtctgctggactgggcCTGCTGGGAtccagcgccctctgctggaggctccgactgaggaagaagaaggacaaaCGGAGGGAGAGTCAGACCGCCCTCATGGCCAGTCAGGGGATCATCGCCTGA